The genomic stretch TGATGCTCAAGATCAACGCCTCGGCAGATTAGCTACAGAAATTGCTAACGTTTTAAGAGGTAAAAATAAACCCACCTTTACCCCTCACTTAGATACAGGGGATTTTGTCATTGTTGTAAATGCGGAAAAAGTTGTTGTTACTGGCAAAAAAGGCGAACAAAAACTTTATCGTCGTCATTCCGGGCGTCCTGGTGGAATGAAAACAGAAACCTTTGATAAATTACAAAAACGTATTCCAGAAAGAATTATCGAAACTGCCGTTAAAGGTATGTTACCCAAAAATAGCTTAGGCAGAACTTTATTTACTAAG from Geminocystis sp. NIES-3709 encodes the following:
- the rplM gene encoding 50S ribosomal protein L13 translates to MNKTPVPKLEDIEKKWFIVDAQDQRLGRLATEIANVLRGKNKPTFTPHLDTGDFVIVVNAEKVVVTGKKGEQKLYRRHSGRPGGMKTETFDKLQKRIPERIIETAVKGMLPKNSLGRTLFTKLKVYTGSNHPHTAQKPEVLTINTIPGGDK